In Helianthus annuus cultivar XRQ/B chromosome 8, HanXRQr2.0-SUNRISE, whole genome shotgun sequence, a single genomic region encodes these proteins:
- the LOC110944193 gene encoding uncharacterized protein LOC110944193, with translation MKTKDLSLAVGESSLVQLITARKRGRPRKIVEKSEEECEEETEVEKHQDLQQEMDSKKAKSNEELVKEEATEEPSPLSTTSIKDQPRRSRRKSKPIKSC, from the coding sequence ATGAAAACAAAAGATTTATCATTAGCAGTAGGGGAATCTTCACTAGTACAACTAATTACTGCAAGAAAGAGAGGGAGGCCAAGAAAAATAGTGGAGaaaagtgaagaagaatgtgaagAAGAAACAGAAGTAGAAAAACATCAAGATTTGCAACAAGAGATGGACTCAAAGAAAGCAAAGTCTAATGAAGAACTGGTCAAAGAAGAAGCAACAGAAGAACCATCTCCTTTGTCTACTACTAGTATCAAAGATCAACCAAGAAGAAGCAGGAGAAAAAGCAAGCCCATAAAGAGCTGCTAG